Proteins from one Sabethes cyaneus chromosome 2, idSabCyanKW18_F2, whole genome shotgun sequence genomic window:
- the LOC128733524 gene encoding melanotransferrin isoform X2: MPPIVYSFVILLIGFVYGQHNFDNVELGQELIWCATSEAEVYKCRNFTVALERDYALFEGYFLNVSCHFGFDQDECMRLIDEGKAHAMTLDAGEVYTGGRHHSLVPIMQEGYDGGFLQYHAVAVLKKDTLRDVTNLRHLKGKKACFAWVGSHAGWTLPIYTLQREGGMEITDCNNHVKTATDFFGPSCAVNALVDKYNPIGDNSDKLCSLCTGKVPGEKCTPKDPYAGFEGAFRCLLEAGDVAFIKHTTVDEMVDSGLIHGVSSDQFELLCKDGTRQPISEYRQCHWGLVQSHALVVSSARTSAERRRYKKFFTQAVNLYSSKFKRGNETDNRFRNNNERVNINNRFDSGRSDDRYYNSRFFTSSTTERYNYGDQQHDNDTQFYEKFNLFESRRYGKQLNLMFQDTARYLAPIDENNQNFQNYLGASLDQIYGVRACPVSRMTLCVTSDAEMEKCIKMRTALKAQLIKPEMLCLKAHSHIDCMRHVNSGQADVVVLDASDVYTGGLKYDLLPFMSEIYDLGRPEYYVVAVAKEEDPDTELTYLKGKYTCHSGINTAAGWVYPMAYLISNGWMRPYGCDSIRAAAEYFTKSCVPGAISNEYNTGVPYDNLCDLCRGSSYRYCRRDASEDYYGNSGAFRCLVEGGGHVAFVKHTTVLENTGGKRREWWARNTLPDDFELLCPDGTRAEVNEYMRCNLGKVKANAIVTRGGRSYNATQLNAFINLFTYAQQFYGRRDADEFSFSLFYSNPPYYDLIFSDATRELRLIPGDKRWFDAYLGPDFMRARRITDCHAATD; the protein is encoded by the exons ATGCCGCCGATTGTGTACAGTTTTGTGATATTGTTAATAGGTTTTGTTTACG GCCAACATAATTTCGACAATGTAGAACTAGGACAGGAACTAATCTGGTGTGCCACCAGCGAAGCAGAAGTGTATAAATGTCGAAACTTTACGGTGGCACTTGAACGTGATTATGCATTGTTCGAAGGTTACTTTTTGAATGTGTCCTGCCATTTTGGTTTCGATCAAGATGAATGTATGCGACTCATTGATGAAGGAAAGGCTCACGCAATGACGTTGGATGCTGGTGAAGTTTACACTGGTGGACGGCACCATTCGCTAGTTCCAATTATGCAGGAAGGATATGATGGAGGTTTTTTACAATATCATGCGGTTGCAGTTTTGAAAAAAGATACCCTTCGTGATGTGACAAATTTGCGTCATTTGAAGGGCAAAAAGGCTTGCTTTGCTTGGGTCGGAAGCCATGCCGGTTGGACTCTTCCGATTTATACA CTCCAACGTGAAGGTGGCATGGAAATAACAGACTGTAATAATCATGTTAAAACAGCAACAGATTTTTTCGGACCGTCATGTGCTGTAAACGCTTTAGTAGACAAATATAACCCAATTGGAGATAATTCTGACAA ATTATGTTCCTTGTGTACAGGAAAAGTTCCAGGAGAAAAATGCACTCCTAAAGACCCATATGCTGGATTCGAAGGCGCTTTTCGTTGCTTATTGGAAGCAGGCGACGTTGCCTTCATTAAACATACAACTGTAGACGAAATGGTTGACAGCGGGTTAATCCACGGGGTTTCGTCTGATCAGTTTGAACTTCTGTGTAAAGATGGTACACGGCAGCCGATTTCAGAATATCGCCAATGCCATTGGGGCTTAGTACAGTCGCATGCATTAGTTGTATCGTCAGCCAGAACTAGTGCTGAACGACGGCgttacaagaaatttttcacTCAAGCCGTTAACTTGTATTCTTCCAAATTCAAGCGAGGTAACGAAACGGATAACCGTTTTCGTAACAATAATGAGCGAGTAAATATTAACAATCGATTTGACAGTGGACGTTCTGATGACCGTTATTACAACAGCCGATTTTTTACGTCATCCACAACTGAACGCTACAATTACGGTGATCAACAACACGATAATGATacacagttttatgaaaaatttaatttatttgagTCCAGACGTTATGGGAAGCAATTAAACCTTATGTTCCAGGATACTGCGCGTTATTTAGCACCGATTGacgaaaataatcaaaatttccaGAATTACCTCGGTGCATCCCTCGATCAGATTTATGGTGTGCGTGCTTGCCCGGTAAGTCGGATGACTTTATGTGTTACGTCCGATGCGGAAATGGAGAAGTGTATCAAAATGAGG ACTGCATTGAAAGCACAACTGATTAAACCCGAAATGCTTTGTCTGAAAGCTCATTCCCACATAGATTGTATGCGACATGTCAATTCTGGACAGGCCGATGTCGTTGTGTTGGATGCCAGCGATGTCTACACGGGTGGTTTGAAGTATGATTTGCTGCCCTTTATGTCGGAAATATACGATTTAGGTCGTCCAGAATATTACGTAGTAGCAGTAGCTAAAGAAGAGGATCCAGATACTGAATTGACATATCTGAAAGGAAAATACACTTGTCACTCGGGTATCAATACGGCAGCTGGGTGGGTTTATCCGATGGCATACCTTATTTCCAATGGATGGATGCGTCCTTATGGTTGTGACAGTATCCGTGCTGCAGCAGAATATTTCACTAAATCGTGTGTGCCTGGAGCGATTAGCAACGAATATAATACTGGTGTGCCTTATGATAACTTATGTGATCTATGTCGCGGAAGCAGCTACCGATATTGTAGACGTGATGCTTCTGAAGATTATTATGGCAATAGTGGTGCTTTTAGATGTTTGGTAGAAGGTGGGGGCCACGTAGCTTTCGTCAAGCACACGACTGTACTGGAAAACACGGGCGGGAAACGACGCGAATGGTGGGCTAGAAACACACTTCCAGACGATTTTGAGCTCTTATGTCCAGATGGTACACGTGCTGAAGTTAACGAATACATGAGGTGTAATCTTGGAAAGGTGAAAGCTAATGCTATCGTAACCCGAGGGGGTCGCAGTTATAATGCAACGCAGTTGAATGCATTTATCAATTTATTTACGTATGCTCAACAGTTTTACGGTCGTCGTGACGCGGATGAATTCAG ttttagtttgttttattcaaATCCACCATACTATGATTTAATATTCTCCGATGCGACTCGAGAATTGCGCCTAATTCCAGGTGATAAGCGTTGGTTTGATGCTTATCTAGGACCTGATTTTATGAGAGCACGTCGAATTACAGACTGTCATGCAG CAACAGATTGA
- the LOC128733524 gene encoding melanotransferrin isoform X1, with protein sequence MPPIVYSFVILLIGFVYGQHNFDNVELGQELIWCATSEAEVYKCRNFTVALERDYALFEGYFLNVSCHFGFDQDECMRLIDEGKAHAMTLDAGEVYTGGRHHSLVPIMQEGYDGGFLQYHAVAVLKKDTLRDVTNLRHLKGKKACFAWVGSHAGWTLPIYTLQREGGMEITDCNNHVKTATDFFGPSCAVNALVDKYNPIGDNSDKLCSLCTGKVPGEKCTPKDPYAGFEGAFRCLLEAGDVAFIKHTTVDEMVDSGLIHGVSSDQFELLCKDGTRQPISEYRQCHWGLVQSHALVVSSARTSAERRRYKKFFTQAVNLYSSKFKRGNETDNRFRNNNERVNINNRFDSGRSDDRYYNSRFFTSSTTERYNYGDQQHDNDTQFYEKFNLFESRRYGKQLNLMFQDTARYLAPIDENNQNFQNYLGASLDQIYGVRACPVSRMTLCVTSDAEMEKCIKMRTALKAQLIKPEMLCLKAHSHIDCMRHVNSGQADVVVLDASDVYTGGLKYDLLPFMSEIYDLGRPEYYVVAVAKEEDPDTELTYLKGKYTCHSGINTAAGWVYPMAYLISNGWMRPYGCDSIRAAAEYFTKSCVPGAISNEYNTGVPYDNLCDLCRGSSYRYCRRDASEDYYGNSGAFRCLVEGGGHVAFVKHTTVLENTGGKRREWWARNTLPDDFELLCPDGTRAEVNEYMRCNLGKVKANAIVTRGGRSYNATQLNAFINLFTYAQQFYGRRDADEFSFSLFYSNPPYYDLIFSDATRELRLIPGDKRWFDAYLGPDFMRARRITDCHAGASSLKYSILTVTTVVLVSTFRQLM encoded by the exons ATGCCGCCGATTGTGTACAGTTTTGTGATATTGTTAATAGGTTTTGTTTACG GCCAACATAATTTCGACAATGTAGAACTAGGACAGGAACTAATCTGGTGTGCCACCAGCGAAGCAGAAGTGTATAAATGTCGAAACTTTACGGTGGCACTTGAACGTGATTATGCATTGTTCGAAGGTTACTTTTTGAATGTGTCCTGCCATTTTGGTTTCGATCAAGATGAATGTATGCGACTCATTGATGAAGGAAAGGCTCACGCAATGACGTTGGATGCTGGTGAAGTTTACACTGGTGGACGGCACCATTCGCTAGTTCCAATTATGCAGGAAGGATATGATGGAGGTTTTTTACAATATCATGCGGTTGCAGTTTTGAAAAAAGATACCCTTCGTGATGTGACAAATTTGCGTCATTTGAAGGGCAAAAAGGCTTGCTTTGCTTGGGTCGGAAGCCATGCCGGTTGGACTCTTCCGATTTATACA CTCCAACGTGAAGGTGGCATGGAAATAACAGACTGTAATAATCATGTTAAAACAGCAACAGATTTTTTCGGACCGTCATGTGCTGTAAACGCTTTAGTAGACAAATATAACCCAATTGGAGATAATTCTGACAA ATTATGTTCCTTGTGTACAGGAAAAGTTCCAGGAGAAAAATGCACTCCTAAAGACCCATATGCTGGATTCGAAGGCGCTTTTCGTTGCTTATTGGAAGCAGGCGACGTTGCCTTCATTAAACATACAACTGTAGACGAAATGGTTGACAGCGGGTTAATCCACGGGGTTTCGTCTGATCAGTTTGAACTTCTGTGTAAAGATGGTACACGGCAGCCGATTTCAGAATATCGCCAATGCCATTGGGGCTTAGTACAGTCGCATGCATTAGTTGTATCGTCAGCCAGAACTAGTGCTGAACGACGGCgttacaagaaatttttcacTCAAGCCGTTAACTTGTATTCTTCCAAATTCAAGCGAGGTAACGAAACGGATAACCGTTTTCGTAACAATAATGAGCGAGTAAATATTAACAATCGATTTGACAGTGGACGTTCTGATGACCGTTATTACAACAGCCGATTTTTTACGTCATCCACAACTGAACGCTACAATTACGGTGATCAACAACACGATAATGATacacagttttatgaaaaatttaatttatttgagTCCAGACGTTATGGGAAGCAATTAAACCTTATGTTCCAGGATACTGCGCGTTATTTAGCACCGATTGacgaaaataatcaaaatttccaGAATTACCTCGGTGCATCCCTCGATCAGATTTATGGTGTGCGTGCTTGCCCGGTAAGTCGGATGACTTTATGTGTTACGTCCGATGCGGAAATGGAGAAGTGTATCAAAATGAGG ACTGCATTGAAAGCACAACTGATTAAACCCGAAATGCTTTGTCTGAAAGCTCATTCCCACATAGATTGTATGCGACATGTCAATTCTGGACAGGCCGATGTCGTTGTGTTGGATGCCAGCGATGTCTACACGGGTGGTTTGAAGTATGATTTGCTGCCCTTTATGTCGGAAATATACGATTTAGGTCGTCCAGAATATTACGTAGTAGCAGTAGCTAAAGAAGAGGATCCAGATACTGAATTGACATATCTGAAAGGAAAATACACTTGTCACTCGGGTATCAATACGGCAGCTGGGTGGGTTTATCCGATGGCATACCTTATTTCCAATGGATGGATGCGTCCTTATGGTTGTGACAGTATCCGTGCTGCAGCAGAATATTTCACTAAATCGTGTGTGCCTGGAGCGATTAGCAACGAATATAATACTGGTGTGCCTTATGATAACTTATGTGATCTATGTCGCGGAAGCAGCTACCGATATTGTAGACGTGATGCTTCTGAAGATTATTATGGCAATAGTGGTGCTTTTAGATGTTTGGTAGAAGGTGGGGGCCACGTAGCTTTCGTCAAGCACACGACTGTACTGGAAAACACGGGCGGGAAACGACGCGAATGGTGGGCTAGAAACACACTTCCAGACGATTTTGAGCTCTTATGTCCAGATGGTACACGTGCTGAAGTTAACGAATACATGAGGTGTAATCTTGGAAAGGTGAAAGCTAATGCTATCGTAACCCGAGGGGGTCGCAGTTATAATGCAACGCAGTTGAATGCATTTATCAATTTATTTACGTATGCTCAACAGTTTTACGGTCGTCGTGACGCGGATGAATTCAG ttttagtttgttttattcaaATCCACCATACTATGATTTAATATTCTCCGATGCGACTCGAGAATTGCGCCTAATTCCAGGTGATAAGCGTTGGTTTGATGCTTATCTAGGACCTGATTTTATGAGAGCACGTCGAATTACAGACTGTCATGCAGGTGCGAGTTCTTTAAAATATAGCATATTAACTGTGACCACAGTAGTACTAGTGTCAACTTTTAGACAATTAATGTAG
- the LOC128733524 gene encoding melanotransferrin isoform X3, which produces MRLIDEGKAHAMTLDAGEVYTGGRHHSLVPIMQEGYDGGFLQYHAVAVLKKDTLRDVTNLRHLKGKKACFAWVGSHAGWTLPIYTLQREGGMEITDCNNHVKTATDFFGPSCAVNALVDKYNPIGDNSDKLCSLCTGKVPGEKCTPKDPYAGFEGAFRCLLEAGDVAFIKHTTVDEMVDSGLIHGVSSDQFELLCKDGTRQPISEYRQCHWGLVQSHALVVSSARTSAERRRYKKFFTQAVNLYSSKFKRGNETDNRFRNNNERVNINNRFDSGRSDDRYYNSRFFTSSTTERYNYGDQQHDNDTQFYEKFNLFESRRYGKQLNLMFQDTARYLAPIDENNQNFQNYLGASLDQIYGVRACPVSRMTLCVTSDAEMEKCIKMRTALKAQLIKPEMLCLKAHSHIDCMRHVNSGQADVVVLDASDVYTGGLKYDLLPFMSEIYDLGRPEYYVVAVAKEEDPDTELTYLKGKYTCHSGINTAAGWVYPMAYLISNGWMRPYGCDSIRAAAEYFTKSCVPGAISNEYNTGVPYDNLCDLCRGSSYRYCRRDASEDYYGNSGAFRCLVEGGGHVAFVKHTTVLENTGGKRREWWARNTLPDDFELLCPDGTRAEVNEYMRCNLGKVKANAIVTRGGRSYNATQLNAFINLFTYAQQFYGRRDADEFSFSLFYSNPPYYDLIFSDATRELRLIPGDKRWFDAYLGPDFMRARRITDCHAGASSLKYSILTVTTVVLVSTFRQLM; this is translated from the exons ATGCGACTCATTGATGAAGGAAAGGCTCACGCAATGACGTTGGATGCTGGTGAAGTTTACACTGGTGGACGGCACCATTCGCTAGTTCCAATTATGCAGGAAGGATATGATGGAGGTTTTTTACAATATCATGCGGTTGCAGTTTTGAAAAAAGATACCCTTCGTGATGTGACAAATTTGCGTCATTTGAAGGGCAAAAAGGCTTGCTTTGCTTGGGTCGGAAGCCATGCCGGTTGGACTCTTCCGATTTATACA CTCCAACGTGAAGGTGGCATGGAAATAACAGACTGTAATAATCATGTTAAAACAGCAACAGATTTTTTCGGACCGTCATGTGCTGTAAACGCTTTAGTAGACAAATATAACCCAATTGGAGATAATTCTGACAA ATTATGTTCCTTGTGTACAGGAAAAGTTCCAGGAGAAAAATGCACTCCTAAAGACCCATATGCTGGATTCGAAGGCGCTTTTCGTTGCTTATTGGAAGCAGGCGACGTTGCCTTCATTAAACATACAACTGTAGACGAAATGGTTGACAGCGGGTTAATCCACGGGGTTTCGTCTGATCAGTTTGAACTTCTGTGTAAAGATGGTACACGGCAGCCGATTTCAGAATATCGCCAATGCCATTGGGGCTTAGTACAGTCGCATGCATTAGTTGTATCGTCAGCCAGAACTAGTGCTGAACGACGGCgttacaagaaatttttcacTCAAGCCGTTAACTTGTATTCTTCCAAATTCAAGCGAGGTAACGAAACGGATAACCGTTTTCGTAACAATAATGAGCGAGTAAATATTAACAATCGATTTGACAGTGGACGTTCTGATGACCGTTATTACAACAGCCGATTTTTTACGTCATCCACAACTGAACGCTACAATTACGGTGATCAACAACACGATAATGATacacagttttatgaaaaatttaatttatttgagTCCAGACGTTATGGGAAGCAATTAAACCTTATGTTCCAGGATACTGCGCGTTATTTAGCACCGATTGacgaaaataatcaaaatttccaGAATTACCTCGGTGCATCCCTCGATCAGATTTATGGTGTGCGTGCTTGCCCGGTAAGTCGGATGACTTTATGTGTTACGTCCGATGCGGAAATGGAGAAGTGTATCAAAATGAGG ACTGCATTGAAAGCACAACTGATTAAACCCGAAATGCTTTGTCTGAAAGCTCATTCCCACATAGATTGTATGCGACATGTCAATTCTGGACAGGCCGATGTCGTTGTGTTGGATGCCAGCGATGTCTACACGGGTGGTTTGAAGTATGATTTGCTGCCCTTTATGTCGGAAATATACGATTTAGGTCGTCCAGAATATTACGTAGTAGCAGTAGCTAAAGAAGAGGATCCAGATACTGAATTGACATATCTGAAAGGAAAATACACTTGTCACTCGGGTATCAATACGGCAGCTGGGTGGGTTTATCCGATGGCATACCTTATTTCCAATGGATGGATGCGTCCTTATGGTTGTGACAGTATCCGTGCTGCAGCAGAATATTTCACTAAATCGTGTGTGCCTGGAGCGATTAGCAACGAATATAATACTGGTGTGCCTTATGATAACTTATGTGATCTATGTCGCGGAAGCAGCTACCGATATTGTAGACGTGATGCTTCTGAAGATTATTATGGCAATAGTGGTGCTTTTAGATGTTTGGTAGAAGGTGGGGGCCACGTAGCTTTCGTCAAGCACACGACTGTACTGGAAAACACGGGCGGGAAACGACGCGAATGGTGGGCTAGAAACACACTTCCAGACGATTTTGAGCTCTTATGTCCAGATGGTACACGTGCTGAAGTTAACGAATACATGAGGTGTAATCTTGGAAAGGTGAAAGCTAATGCTATCGTAACCCGAGGGGGTCGCAGTTATAATGCAACGCAGTTGAATGCATTTATCAATTTATTTACGTATGCTCAACAGTTTTACGGTCGTCGTGACGCGGATGAATTCAG ttttagtttgttttattcaaATCCACCATACTATGATTTAATATTCTCCGATGCGACTCGAGAATTGCGCCTAATTCCAGGTGATAAGCGTTGGTTTGATGCTTATCTAGGACCTGATTTTATGAGAGCACGTCGAATTACAGACTGTCATGCAGGTGCGAGTTCTTTAAAATATAGCATATTAACTGTGACCACAGTAGTACTAGTGTCAACTTTTAGACAATTAATGTAG